In Sodalis ligni, a single genomic region encodes these proteins:
- a CDS encoding MFS transporter, giving the protein MSTARLPLAPKKSLRSAGSALRHPNYRRFFGGQLLSVIGNWIHTIALGWLIWRLGVASPVMLGLLAFCSQGPILIFGLFTGVIVDRCDRRKLVLATQIGLTVLVSMLAILTLNHWITARIAIFIALGLGLISAFDLPGRQSLVVDLVEYNDLGNALALNSVIFNGARLIGPALGGLLVDKLGEGWCFAFIALSYVPLILFLAGMRIPQRPPTVRTGGLLAEMAEGLRFLRHDADALRILLLVGLCSLTSVPYFSFLPMLADRVLKGGPAGSGILMSITGIGALVAALRLAYSSSIEPMRPWPLWAALMLGIAQICLGLSHLFWLSALIAAPIGYAILTQNLTSNSLLQHQVPDGLRGRLMSFYSMMLIGTVPIGAIICGGVAEIMGLPLTMIVGGLLCLAGVAAIAAWERFGTRRRLSPPHS; this is encoded by the coding sequence TTGAGTACTGCCCGTCTTCCCCTCGCGCCTAAAAAGAGCCTACGGTCCGCCGGCAGCGCTTTAAGGCACCCTAATTACCGTCGGTTTTTCGGCGGTCAGCTGTTATCGGTAATCGGTAACTGGATTCACACCATTGCCCTGGGCTGGCTTATCTGGCGTCTCGGGGTCGCGTCGCCGGTAATGCTGGGCCTGTTGGCCTTTTGCAGCCAGGGTCCCATTTTAATATTCGGGCTATTCACCGGCGTCATCGTCGATCGCTGCGATCGGCGCAAATTGGTGTTGGCCACGCAAATCGGCCTGACGGTGCTGGTCTCAATGCTGGCGATACTCACCTTGAATCATTGGATAACCGCCAGGATAGCCATTTTCATCGCCCTCGGACTGGGTCTTATCAGCGCCTTCGATTTGCCGGGCCGGCAATCACTGGTGGTGGATCTGGTGGAATATAACGATTTAGGCAACGCCCTGGCGCTTAACTCGGTGATATTCAACGGCGCCCGGCTTATCGGCCCCGCCCTGGGCGGCCTGCTGGTGGATAAGCTGGGGGAGGGCTGGTGTTTCGCCTTTATTGCCCTCTCTTATGTGCCGCTGATTCTCTTTCTGGCAGGGATGCGTATTCCCCAGCGTCCCCCCACCGTTCGGACCGGCGGTCTGCTGGCGGAAATGGCCGAAGGACTGCGCTTTCTGCGCCATGACGCCGATGCCCTGCGCATTTTGCTGCTGGTGGGATTGTGCAGCCTCACCAGCGTGCCCTATTTCTCGTTCCTGCCGATGCTGGCCGATCGGGTATTAAAAGGCGGCCCGGCCGGATCGGGCATTCTGATGAGCATTACCGGCATCGGCGCGCTGGTGGCCGCGCTGCGCCTGGCTTACAGCAGCAGTATTGAACCCATGCGCCCCTGGCCGCTATGGGCCGCACTGATGCTGGGGATTGCGCAAATATGCCTTGGCCTGTCTCACCTGTTTTGGCTGAGCGCGCTGATTGCCGCGCCTATCGGTTACGCCATCCTGACCCAGAACCTCACCTCGAACTCGCTGCTGCAACACCAGGTTCCCGACGGCCTGCGGGGCAGGCTGATGTCGTTTTATTCCATGATGTTAATCGGCACGGTCCCCATCGGCGCCATTATCTGCGGCGGCGTGGCGGAGATCATGGGACTGCCGCTGACCATGATTGTCGGCGGCCTGCTGTGCCTGGCGGGCGTTGCCGCCATTGCCGCCTGGGAACGCTTCGGAACCCGGCGCCGGTTATCGCCGCCTCATTCTTAA
- a CDS encoding CocE/NonD family hydrolase, translated as MSDTIDNTLTVPAFRQITVPLSDGTQLTARLWLPNGPGRVPLVLEWIPYRQSDNTAVGDSMIHGYFAAHGIAAMRIDLRGSGNSGGLLRDEYLSQEQDDAVEVIAWIAGQSWSNGNVGMIGISWGGFAALQIAARRPPALKAIITCCSTDDRYTDDVHFMGGALLTDGLQWGSGLFTQLGRPLDPAYVGDGWREQWLARLEGMEPPLAHWLAHMERDDYWRHGSVNENYRDIQCAVYAVGGWTDGYSDAILRLMEHLDVPRKGLIGPWTHIYPNWGTPGPAIDFLGECLRFWRHWLLGEQTGIMDEPMLHLWQGEQLRPDPSSLTLDGHWITASQWPATTNHHDFYLGDGLLSDVPAAAAPLLIDTPAHCGAMGGEWCPLDGGGNAPEFQGDQRADDGLSVCFDAPVLEAPLILCGKAELTVDIAFETPSAMLVLRLNEVDVHGRSARVTFGIHRLSRPDVPAGQTFPVVLPLKGVVYRFSAGCRIRLALSTAYWPMAWAEPGQGPVQILPATGRFRLPLRTESLPDKPDAFGPPRSAPALDHEVMAPEVTARRLSWDAGSNTHRLTMDARRQKTRIGELSFDSEGHEAYEIGATAETASWQAERRQRYQRPGWHIELRSESRLAWQNGGLVLNSSYSAWENDREVFQRQWEHRFPARIKTIGG; from the coding sequence ATGTCGGACACCATAGACAATACTCTCACTGTACCGGCTTTTCGTCAGATAACCGTCCCCCTTTCGGATGGTACCCAACTCACGGCCAGGCTGTGGCTGCCTAATGGGCCGGGGCGGGTGCCGTTGGTGCTGGAATGGATTCCTTATCGCCAGTCGGATAATACCGCGGTGGGGGATTCGATGATCCACGGTTATTTCGCCGCCCACGGCATTGCCGCCATGCGCATCGATTTACGCGGCAGCGGTAATTCGGGGGGCCTGCTGCGGGACGAATACCTGTCACAGGAGCAAGACGACGCGGTGGAAGTGATTGCCTGGATTGCCGGGCAAAGCTGGAGCAACGGCAACGTCGGCATGATCGGCATCTCCTGGGGCGGGTTCGCGGCCCTGCAAATCGCCGCCCGCCGCCCGCCGGCCCTGAAGGCGATTATCACCTGCTGTTCCACCGACGATCGCTACACGGACGACGTGCATTTTATGGGTGGGGCGCTGCTCACCGACGGTCTGCAATGGGGCAGCGGTTTATTTACCCAGCTGGGGCGCCCCCTTGATCCGGCCTATGTAGGCGACGGCTGGCGCGAGCAATGGCTGGCGCGTCTGGAGGGCATGGAACCGCCGCTGGCCCACTGGCTGGCGCATATGGAACGTGACGACTACTGGCGGCACGGGTCGGTAAATGAAAATTATCGCGACATTCAGTGCGCCGTGTACGCGGTGGGGGGCTGGACAGACGGTTATTCCGACGCCATATTACGGTTGATGGAGCACCTTGACGTGCCGCGCAAGGGTCTTATCGGTCCCTGGACCCATATCTACCCCAATTGGGGCACTCCCGGTCCGGCAATTGATTTTCTCGGAGAATGCCTGCGATTTTGGCGGCATTGGCTGCTTGGCGAACAAACCGGCATCATGGATGAACCGATGCTGCATCTATGGCAGGGGGAACAGCTGCGTCCCGACCCGTCATCGCTGACGCTGGACGGCCACTGGATCACCGCGTCCCAATGGCCGGCCACCACAAATCATCATGACTTTTATCTTGGGGACGGCCTATTGAGCGATGTGCCCGCCGCCGCCGCGCCGTTGCTCATTGATACCCCGGCGCACTGCGGCGCCATGGGCGGCGAGTGGTGTCCCCTTGATGGCGGCGGCAATGCCCCTGAATTCCAAGGGGATCAGCGCGCCGATGATGGTTTGTCGGTGTGTTTCGATGCGCCGGTGCTGGAAGCCCCGCTTATTCTGTGCGGCAAGGCGGAGCTGACGGTGGATATCGCCTTTGAAACGCCGTCGGCCATGCTGGTTCTGCGGCTGAACGAGGTGGATGTGCACGGCCGTTCGGCGCGGGTGACCTTTGGCATACATCGGCTGAGCCGGCCGGATGTCCCCGCCGGCCAGACTTTTCCTGTGGTATTGCCTCTTAAAGGCGTGGTCTACCGGTTTTCCGCCGGCTGCCGGATCCGGCTGGCGCTCTCCACGGCATATTGGCCCATGGCCTGGGCCGAACCAGGGCAGGGGCCGGTTCAGATACTCCCCGCCACCGGCCGGTTCCGGCTGCCGCTGCGAACCGAAAGCCTGCCGGATAAGCCTGATGCTTTTGGCCCCCCCCGCTCGGCGCCGGCGCTGGATCATGAGGTCATGGCTCCGGAAGTCACCGCCCGCCGGCTCAGTTGGGATGCCGGCAGCAATACCCACCGGCTGACAATGGATGCCCGGCGGCAGAAAACCCGCATCGGCGAATTGAGTTTTGATAGTGAAGGCCATGAGGCGTATGAGATCGGCGCCACCGCGGAAACCGCAAGCTGGCAGGCCGAACGCCGGCAGCGCTACCAGCGTCCCGGCTGGCATATCGAGCTGCGCAGCGAAAGCCGCCTGGCATGGCAAAACGGCGGCCTGGTATTGAACTCAAGCTATAGCGCCTGGGAAAATGACCGGGAGGTTTTCCAGCGGCAATGGGAACATCGCTTTCCGGCGAGAATCAAGACCATTGGCGGTTAA
- a CDS encoding ABC transporter substrate-binding protein, translated as MNRRELIKTMAILAAGVSGSLALGGRTVAFAADNKNKILRVQNDQDITNLDPANRSGWYDEMVMFAVYSGLCQYKAGTEWGWQLDAAEILEQVDPLTVHFKLKPGIKWTGDFGEMTAEDVKYSFERFIDPKLAAIYATDWEALDHVEIKGTYEGLIHLKHPFAPLFTSTLPHASGLIICKKAVEAAKDKKIATDPLASSGPYRIGEWQPRERLTLVRNENWSGPHCFYDQIQLVPIGDLNTAEIAFEAGDLDMTKINISAIPKYQQGVAGTTLTVRPALAYTWLGMNVDHPLLKDIRVRRAIQQAIDVPSILDAAFGGAVKPAFGLVPPPLPGARSKNIYPYSPDAAKRLLKEAGVSKLQLRLDLTTSADGGTVAQVIQAQLAEVGIQLQINQMDSAAFVAAGQESEGTAWNDSQLRMTTFTTAPDASWVTAWFTCKQVGIWNTQRTCDKDWDKLSDDAANELDQGKRAAMYVKLQDQLEETGAYVFLYHGSNAWVTPGTIKGAWTPDGQWPLFREIKAV; from the coding sequence ATGAACAGACGTGAGCTTATTAAGACCATGGCGATCCTTGCCGCCGGGGTATCCGGTTCGCTGGCGCTTGGCGGACGGACGGTGGCTTTTGCCGCCGATAACAAAAATAAAATCCTGCGCGTGCAAAACGATCAGGATATCACCAACCTCGATCCGGCCAATCGCAGCGGCTGGTACGATGAAATGGTCATGTTTGCCGTCTATTCCGGCTTATGCCAGTACAAGGCCGGCACAGAATGGGGATGGCAACTGGACGCGGCCGAGATATTGGAACAGGTGGACCCGCTGACGGTGCATTTCAAGCTGAAACCGGGCATCAAGTGGACCGGTGATTTTGGCGAAATGACCGCGGAAGACGTGAAGTACTCCTTTGAACGGTTCATCGATCCTAAACTGGCGGCGATTTATGCCACCGACTGGGAGGCCCTCGATCATGTGGAGATCAAGGGCACCTACGAGGGACTCATTCATTTGAAACATCCCTTCGCGCCGCTGTTCACCAGTACCTTGCCCCACGCCTCCGGCCTGATTATCTGTAAAAAGGCCGTGGAAGCGGCGAAGGATAAAAAAATCGCCACCGATCCCTTGGCGTCATCCGGGCCTTATCGCATCGGCGAGTGGCAACCCAGGGAGCGGCTGACCCTGGTGCGTAACGAGAACTGGAGTGGACCGCACTGTTTTTACGACCAGATTCAACTGGTGCCCATCGGCGATTTGAATACCGCCGAAATCGCCTTTGAAGCGGGGGATCTGGACATGACCAAAATCAATATCAGCGCCATACCCAAATACCAGCAGGGAGTGGCCGGCACCACCCTGACGGTGCGACCGGCGCTGGCCTATACCTGGCTCGGCATGAACGTTGATCATCCGCTGCTTAAGGATATCCGGGTCCGTCGCGCTATTCAGCAAGCCATTGACGTGCCCTCCATTCTGGACGCAGCTTTCGGCGGGGCGGTAAAACCGGCTTTCGGTCTGGTGCCGCCGCCGCTGCCCGGCGCCCGGAGTAAAAATATCTATCCCTACTCACCGGACGCCGCCAAACGCCTGCTTAAGGAAGCCGGCGTATCCAAGCTGCAGCTGCGGCTGGACTTAACCACCTCCGCCGACGGCGGCACCGTCGCCCAGGTCATTCAGGCGCAATTGGCGGAAGTGGGTATTCAATTGCAAATCAATCAAATGGACAGCGCGGCCTTTGTGGCGGCAGGGCAGGAATCCGAAGGCACCGCCTGGAATGACTCGCAGCTGCGGATGACCACCTTTACCACCGCGCCGGATGCCAGCTGGGTTACCGCCTGGTTCACCTGCAAGCAGGTGGGTATCTGGAATACCCAAAGAACCTGCGACAAAGACTGGGACAAACTGAGCGACGATGCCGCCAATGAACTGGACCAGGGCAAACGGGCCGCCATGTATGTCAAGCTGCAGGATCAACTGGAGGAAACCGGCGCCTATGTCTTTCTCTACCACGGCAGTAACGCCTGGGTGACGCCCGGCACCATCAAAGGCGCCTGGACTCCTGACGGCCAGTGGCCCTTGTTCCGGGAAATAAAAGCAGTGTGA
- a CDS encoding CocE/NonD family hydrolase, with the protein MQILETVWITLQDGCKLAARIWLPDGPRPVPAILEYLPYRRRDRHRGDDAILHPGLAESGYAAVRVDMRGAGDSDGLMNDEYTPREWADACEVIAWIAQQPWCSGAVGMIGISWSGFNSLQIAALRPPALKAIVTACSTDDRYADDMHYMGGVLLNDNLQYGSTLFTWTPTPPDPDIVGDKWKSMWLQRLNAMELPPASRWMAHPTRDDYWRSGSVCEDYSRIEVPVLAVGGWADGYTNTVLRLLENLPGPRKGLIGPWGHAFPHVATPGPRIDFIRYVTRWFDHWLKNEPTGIMDEPMLTYWLQEAEPPRVSYTERRGRWAAEQHWPAPAIAPQRWALSPDGRLETSWLDDGAEDGGDAIVRRGEPRHEGLVPFTQSICSPAATGIVSGEWCPYGNGPDMPGDQREDDAGSACFDSPVFTAPLQITGRPVIRLGLSADSSQGMIAVRLNAVAPDGTSLRITYGLLNLTQRNGHDRREPLTAGERYDVALTLNAAAFILPAGYRLRVAVSTAYWPLAAPLPVRTTLTLHSGTLELPVRDSGIASTPPPCLGRPPVPPALPSRIIVPPQRGRLRLIRDMNDGDTTLEVVRNLGAIYLEETGLRLDALGRETYKINALAPCAASSRAVRSAGFHRGEWHARLEISSLLTADDGGWRLVSSLEAFDGDSRIFHRRWDDYYPFFSDIAPKGDAI; encoded by the coding sequence ATGCAGATACTTGAAACAGTCTGGATTACCTTGCAGGACGGCTGCAAGCTCGCGGCGCGGATCTGGCTGCCGGACGGTCCCCGGCCGGTGCCGGCGATACTGGAATACCTGCCCTATCGCCGGCGGGACAGGCATCGCGGCGATGATGCCATTCTCCATCCCGGCCTGGCGGAAAGCGGTTATGCGGCCGTGCGGGTGGATATGCGCGGCGCGGGGGATTCCGACGGCCTGATGAACGACGAATACACTCCCCGTGAGTGGGCCGACGCGTGCGAAGTCATCGCCTGGATTGCCCAGCAGCCCTGGTGTTCGGGGGCGGTGGGCATGATTGGCATCTCCTGGAGCGGATTCAACTCTCTGCAAATCGCCGCGTTGCGTCCCCCGGCCTTGAAAGCCATCGTCACCGCCTGCTCTACCGACGATCGTTATGCCGACGATATGCATTACATGGGCGGGGTGCTGCTTAACGATAATCTGCAATATGGCTCCACGCTGTTTACCTGGACGCCGACCCCGCCGGATCCGGACATCGTCGGCGACAAGTGGAAATCAATGTGGCTCCAACGGCTGAACGCCATGGAGCTGCCCCCGGCGAGCCGCTGGATGGCGCATCCCACCCGTGATGATTACTGGCGCAGCGGCTCGGTATGCGAAGACTACTCCCGTATCGAGGTGCCGGTGCTGGCGGTGGGCGGCTGGGCCGACGGTTATACCAATACCGTGCTGCGTCTGCTGGAAAACCTGCCGGGACCGCGCAAAGGGCTTATCGGTCCTTGGGGCCATGCCTTTCCTCATGTCGCCACGCCGGGCCCGCGCATTGATTTCATCCGCTACGTGACGCGCTGGTTTGATCACTGGCTGAAGAATGAGCCCACCGGCATTATGGATGAGCCGATGCTGACCTACTGGCTGCAGGAGGCGGAACCGCCGCGGGTCAGTTATACCGAACGCCGCGGTCGCTGGGCCGCCGAACAGCATTGGCCCGCACCGGCCATTGCGCCCCAGCGGTGGGCGCTGTCTCCGGACGGACGGCTGGAGACGTCTTGGCTGGATGACGGCGCCGAGGATGGCGGCGACGCGATTGTCCGCCGGGGAGAGCCCCGCCACGAGGGATTGGTTCCCTTTACCCAGTCCATTTGTTCCCCTGCCGCCACCGGCATCGTTTCCGGGGAATGGTGTCCTTATGGCAACGGGCCGGATATGCCGGGGGATCAGCGGGAGGATGATGCCGGCTCCGCCTGTTTTGACAGCCCGGTATTCACGGCGCCGTTGCAAATTACCGGCCGTCCGGTGATAAGACTCGGCCTGTCGGCCGACAGCAGCCAGGGAATGATTGCCGTGCGGCTGAACGCCGTGGCGCCGGACGGCACCTCGCTGCGTATCACTTATGGCCTGCTCAATCTCACCCAGCGTAACGGCCATGATCGGCGCGAACCGCTGACGGCGGGGGAGCGCTATGATGTGGCGTTAACGCTTAATGCCGCGGCGTTTATTCTGCCCGCCGGCTATCGTCTGCGGGTGGCGGTATCCACCGCTTACTGGCCGCTGGCGGCGCCGCTGCCGGTCCGCACGACCTTGACATTGCATAGCGGCACCCTTGAACTGCCGGTTCGCGACAGCGGGATTGCCTCAACGCCGCCCCCTTGTCTCGGCAGGCCGCCGGTTCCCCCCGCCCTGCCTTCCCGTATCATCGTGCCGCCGCAACGGGGACGGCTGCGCCTGATCCGGGATATGAACGACGGCGATACCACCCTGGAGGTTGTGCGCAATCTGGGAGCGATATACCTGGAAGAAACCGGGCTGCGGCTGGACGCCCTGGGCCGTGAAACCTATAAAATCAACGCCCTGGCCCCCTGCGCCGCCAGCTCCAGGGCGGTGCGCAGCGCCGGTTTTCACCGCGGCGAGTGGCACGCCAGGCTGGAGATCAGCAGCCTGCTGACCGCCGATGACGGCGGATGGCGCCTGGTATCCAGCCTGGAAGCCTTTGACGGCGACAGCCGTATCTTTCATCGCCGCTGGGACGATTATTATCCCTTTTTCAGCGACATCGCTCCCAAGGGAGACGCAATATGA
- a CDS encoding purine-cytosine permease family protein, with protein sequence MKRQFASVISPVELKTIQPISSTERQGKISDLFTIWFGSNIMMLTVITGSLAVCVFNLSFFAAAAAVIIGNLAGAVFMALHSAQGSQLGVPQMIQTRGQFGSFGALLVVVLVVVMYLGFFASNLILGGQGLHAICPPLSINGGIAIVGVLSVTATAFGYKLIHAYTRIMSWLSGTALLLCFGWILLVTGLPEAFFSYRPPTFAGFFGALSIAALWQLAYAPYVSDYSRYMPENSHQGKVFWASYWGCSLGSILPMILGVVIALCWKDDDVVTGLVTLTGGASALIVAIFSVGIAATNAMNLYCGTLCALTVGQTLAPAWSPRSGARIILALGMFTLSLLLAVAGQGNFLVNYIHFILLLLYVLIPWTAINLVDYYLIAHGSYHVPSFFRQDGGIYGYFNYRAIACYLLGILVQIPFIATDVYTGCIARAMGGADISWIVGLMVVCPVYYLMSRGIRASAHSPA encoded by the coding sequence ATGAAAAGACAATTCGCAAGTGTTATCTCTCCGGTTGAATTAAAAACCATTCAACCCATCAGCAGTACGGAACGGCAAGGCAAGATCAGCGATTTATTCACTATCTGGTTTGGTTCCAATATCATGATGCTGACGGTGATCACCGGTTCGCTGGCGGTGTGTGTATTCAATTTATCTTTTTTCGCCGCGGCGGCGGCGGTGATTATAGGGAATCTGGCGGGGGCCGTTTTTATGGCCCTGCACTCAGCCCAAGGCTCACAGCTGGGCGTGCCGCAAATGATCCAGACCCGCGGTCAGTTCGGATCCTTCGGCGCCTTGCTGGTTGTGGTCTTAGTGGTGGTGATGTACCTGGGCTTTTTTGCCTCCAATCTGATATTGGGCGGCCAGGGGCTGCATGCCATCTGCCCCCCGCTCAGTATCAACGGCGGCATTGCCATCGTCGGCGTCTTGAGCGTTACCGCCACGGCTTTCGGCTATAAACTTATACACGCCTACACCCGAATCATGTCCTGGCTGTCCGGTACTGCCCTGTTACTGTGTTTTGGCTGGATTCTGCTGGTAACCGGTTTGCCGGAGGCGTTCTTTAGCTACCGTCCGCCGACGTTTGCCGGTTTTTTCGGCGCCCTGTCTATTGCCGCTCTGTGGCAGTTGGCCTATGCCCCCTATGTGTCCGACTACTCCCGTTACATGCCGGAAAACAGCCATCAGGGTAAAGTATTCTGGGCCAGCTATTGGGGCTGCTCCCTGGGGTCCATTCTTCCGATGATCCTGGGCGTGGTGATCGCCCTGTGCTGGAAAGACGATGATGTCGTTACCGGCCTGGTGACCCTCACCGGCGGAGCCAGCGCCCTGATAGTGGCGATTTTCTCCGTGGGCATCGCCGCCACCAACGCGATGAATCTGTATTGCGGAACGCTGTGCGCGTTAACCGTCGGCCAGACACTGGCGCCGGCATGGTCTCCCCGCTCCGGCGCGCGCATTATCCTGGCCCTGGGGATGTTTACCTTGTCACTGCTGCTGGCGGTGGCGGGCCAGGGAAATTTTCTGGTGAATTACATCCATTTCATTCTGTTGTTGCTGTATGTGTTGATCCCATGGACCGCCATCAACCTGGTGGATTATTACCTCATCGCCCACGGCAGCTACCATGTCCCCTCTTTTTTTCGGCAAGACGGCGGTATCTACGGCTATTTCAATTACAGGGCCATAGCTTGCTACCTGCTGGGCATCCTGGTGCAAATCCCCTTTATCGCCACCGATGTCTACACCGGCTGCATCGCCCGCGCCATGGGAGGCGCGGATATCTCATGGATCGTCGGTCTGATGGTTGTCTGTCCGGTTTATTACCTGATGAGCCGGGGAATACGGGCGTCAGCCCACAGTCCGGCCTGA
- a CDS encoding nitrilase-related carbon-nitrogen hydrolase: MNIGIAQITGTPAGESEIVDWVRESMDALPDADMIMLPELALCGYDDPHRVRSLALEREGPVLGKLAQLAAEKEQALVFGYAERDPAGLYNSLQVIDGQGRVRADYRKIHLWSGYETALFQTGESFASFALGGLRFGLLICYDLDFPESVRALALKGMDCLLCLSATTPGYDVVPRHVVPARAYENGCFVAFANRGDSGCIGQSRIVGPDGGIIASLPGSGAALLMGEISLTALEQWRLGHAYLAERRTDLY; this comes from the coding sequence ATGAATATCGGCATTGCCCAAATAACGGGCACTCCCGCAGGGGAAAGTGAAATAGTGGATTGGGTTCGCGAATCCATGGACGCATTGCCGGACGCCGACATGATTATGCTGCCGGAGTTGGCGTTGTGCGGTTATGACGATCCCCACCGGGTCCGCAGTTTGGCGCTGGAAAGAGAGGGGCCGGTGCTGGGGAAGCTGGCGCAATTGGCCGCGGAGAAAGAGCAGGCGCTGGTATTCGGCTACGCGGAACGCGACCCCGCCGGACTGTATAACTCTTTACAGGTGATTGACGGCCAGGGCCGGGTGCGGGCCGATTACCGCAAAATCCATCTCTGGTCCGGTTATGAAACGGCGCTGTTCCAGACCGGTGAAAGCTTTGCCAGCTTTGCCCTGGGGGGACTGCGCTTCGGCCTGCTGATTTGCTATGACCTTGATTTCCCCGAGTCGGTCCGGGCATTGGCCCTTAAGGGAATGGATTGCCTGTTGTGCCTTAGCGCCACCACTCCCGGTTATGATGTGGTGCCACGCCATGTGGTGCCGGCCCGCGCCTATGAAAACGGCTGTTTTGTCGCGTTCGCCAACCGCGGCGACAGCGGCTGCATCGGGCAAAGCCGGATTGTGGGACCCGACGGCGGTATCATCGCGTCGCTGCCGGGCAGCGGAGCGGCGCTGCTCATGGGAGAAATCAGCCTGACGGCCCTTGAGCAGTGGCGCCTGGGCCATGCCTACCTGGCGGAGCGCCGCACGGATCTGTATTGA
- a CDS encoding GlxA family transcriptional regulator, producing the protein MMSLASAIEPLRSYNRLYEKQAFNWHLASLNGEPVVAANGIPFPTRSIDDVMPGSHYLFICGGERVVAPKYERGYQKAMRQAARAGIIIGSLSTGTFLLAKCGLLKGYRCTIHWESRSAFKEVYPDIQCTHKIFEIDRGRLTCSGGTAAMDMMLNLIAERYGDEHAASIANQFHHERIRSAEDDQRGGRPAGAAMPAPLGAAIAVMQAHIEDPISLPEVAKRAGVGKRQLERLFAHYFDKTPQRFYLELRLEQAREMLIYSDQSIIEIAVSAGFGSTSHFAGWFRRTFGVLPSAMRRVRQKKNLS; encoded by the coding sequence ATGATGAGTCTGGCCTCGGCCATTGAGCCGTTGCGTTCCTATAATCGGCTGTATGAAAAACAGGCCTTCAATTGGCATTTGGCCAGCTTGAATGGGGAGCCGGTGGTGGCCGCCAACGGCATTCCTTTCCCCACCCGATCCATCGATGACGTCATGCCCGGCTCTCATTATCTTTTTATCTGCGGCGGCGAGCGGGTGGTGGCGCCCAAGTATGAACGCGGCTACCAAAAGGCCATGCGGCAGGCCGCCCGTGCCGGGATCATTATCGGTTCGCTTTCCACCGGAACCTTTTTGCTGGCCAAATGCGGGCTGCTTAAAGGGTATCGCTGCACCATCCATTGGGAAAGCCGTTCGGCGTTTAAGGAAGTCTATCCGGATATCCAATGTACCCATAAAATTTTTGAAATCGATCGCGGAAGACTCACCTGCTCCGGCGGGACGGCGGCCATGGATATGATGCTTAATCTCATTGCCGAACGCTACGGCGATGAACATGCCGCCTCCATCGCCAATCAGTTTCATCATGAACGGATTCGCAGCGCTGAAGACGATCAGCGGGGCGGGCGTCCCGCCGGCGCAGCGATGCCCGCTCCTCTTGGCGCCGCAATCGCCGTCATGCAGGCGCATATAGAAGATCCCATCTCGTTGCCGGAGGTTGCCAAGCGGGCCGGCGTCGGTAAGCGCCAGCTTGAGCGGCTGTTCGCACACTATTTCGATAAAACGCCGCAGCGCTTTTATCTGGAGCTGCGCCTTGAGCAGGCGCGGGAGATGCTGATTTATTCCGACCAGTCGATTATCGAAATCGCGGTATCGGCAGGGTTTGGCTCCACATCGCACTTCGCCGGCTGGTTTCGCCGCACCTTCGGTGTTTTGCCATCGGCCATGCGCCGCGTCAGACAGAAGAAAAATCTCTCATAA